A single genomic interval of Cucumis sativus cultivar 9930 chromosome 5, Cucumber_9930_V3, whole genome shotgun sequence harbors:
- the LOC101209471 gene encoding kinesin-like protein KIN-UA isoform X1 yields MAASGGTSYRNGATSRNSLKLDKPFSANSSNSKSSLKSKSLPNSALRRSSPAALGVAKDDGGVPGRVRVAVRLRPRNTEESIADADFADCVELQPELKRLKLRKNNWDSDTYEFDEVLTEFASQKRVYEVVAKPVVESVLDGYNGTIMAYGQTGTGKTYTLGRLGEEDTADRGIMVRAMEDILAEVSLETDSVSVSYLQLYMESIQDLLDPANDNISIVEDPKTGDVSVPGATLVEIRHQESFLELLRLGEAHRFAANTKLNTESSRSHAILMVHVKRSLKGRDSTLSSDSSHLVKTLKPPIVRKGKLVVVDLAGSERIDKSGSEGHTLEEAKSINLSLSALGKCINALAENSAHVPVRDSKLTRLLRDSFGGTARTSLVITIGPSPRHRGETTSTIMFGQRAMKVENMLKIKEEFDYKSLSRRLDIQLDKLIAEHERQQKAFEFEIERITKEAQDRISEAERSHSNALEKERLKYQKDYMESIKKLEDQLMVKQRKLGGEKVINEEVVASASSVIANGEGLAVSADKEVAELKKLVKKEIVLRKAAEEEVNNLRNQVAQLKRSEISCNSEISKLRKTLEDEQHQKKKLEGDIAMLQSQLLQLSFEADETSRRLDRGEPGKVLGSLDSLVQQVKHSQAQDAGNGEKASVAKLFEQVGLQKILSLLEAEDYDVRIHAVKVVANLAAEETNQQKIVEAGGLTSLLMLLRSTEDETIHRVAAGAIANLAMNETNQELIMSQGGISLLSMTAANADDPQTLRMVAGAIANLCGNDKLQMKLRGEGGIRALLGMVRCRHPDVLAQVARGIANFAKCESRASTQGTGTKAGKSFLIEDGALPWIVQNANNEASTIKRHIELALCHLAQHEVNAKDMIIGGALWELVRISQDCSREDIRTLAHRTLISSPTFQAEMRRLRIDY; encoded by the exons AGCAGCCCTGCTGCTCTTGGAGTTGCCAAGGATGATGGTGGAG TTCCTGGAAGAGTTCGAGTGGCTGTTAGATTGCGACCGCGCAATACAGAAGAATCAATAGCCGATGCTGATTTTGCTGATTGTGTAGAATTGCAGCCAGAG CTTAAAAGGTTGAAACTTCGGAAGAACAACTGGGATTCAGATACTTATGAGTTTGATGAAGTGCTAACTGAATTTGCATCTCAAAAACGTGTTTATGAAGTCGTGGCGAAACCTGTTGTGGAG AGTGTATTGGATGGGTACAACGGAACAATTATGGCATATGGTCAGACTGGTACTGGTAAAACATATACTCTTGGAAGACTAGGAGAGGAAGACACTGCTGATCGTGGAATCATGGTGCGTGCTATGGAGGACATCTTGGCTGAAGTTTCTTTGGAGACTGATTCCGTCTCAGTGTCCTACCTGCAG CTTTATATGGAGAGCATACAGGACCTTCTTGACCCTGCAAATGATAACATTTCCATTGTTGAAGATCCTAAAACTGGAGATGTTTCAGTACCTGGGGCTACCCTCGTAGAAATTAGACACCAGGAGAGCTTTTTGGAACTACTAAGATTGGGGGAAGCTCATCGGTTTGCTGCGAATACAAAACTGAACACTGAATCTTCCCGCAGTCATGCAATTCTGATG GTACACGTAAAACGGTCTCTAAAAGGAAGGGATTCAACTCTGTCAAGTGATAGTTCTCATTTAGTTAAGACCCTGAAACCTCCAATTGTTCGGAAGGGAAAATTAGTGGTGGTAGATCTTGCTGGTTCAGAGCGTATTGACAAGTCAG GAAGTGAAGGACATACACTTGAAGAAGCCAAATCCATCAATCTCTCCCTGAGTGCCTTAGGGAAGTGCATAAATGCACTTGCGGAGAATAGTGCACACGTTCCAGTTAGGGATTCAAAGCTGACAAGATTACTAAGGGATTCATTTGGGG GAACAGCAAGAACTTCATTGGTTATTACTATTGGTCCTTCACCTCGGCATCGTGGAGAGACCACGAGTACAATAATGTTTGGCCAACGG GCTATGAAGGTGGAAAATATGCTgaagataaaagaagaatttgattATAAAAGTTTGTCAAGAAGGTTAGACATTCAATTAGACAAACTGATTGCAGAACATGAAAGGCAGCAAAAGGCATTTGAGtttgaaattgagagaattacCAAAGAAGCACAGGATCGCATATCTGAGGCTGAAAGAAGTCATTCAAATGCCCTAGAG AAGGAAAGGCTGAAATATCAGAAGGATTACATGGAATCAATCAAGAAGCTTGAAGATCAATTGATGGTGAAGCAGAGGAAGCTTGGTGGGGAGAAAGTAATTAATGAAGAAGTTGTTGCATCTGCTTCTAGTGTAATTGCTAATGGGGAG GGTTTGGCAGTGTCTGCTGACAAGGAAGTGGCAGAGCTAAAGAAGCTGGTTAAAAAGGAAATAGTTTTGAGGAAAGCAGCAGAAGAGGAAGTTAACAATCTTAGAAATCAAGTAGCCCAACTGAAGAGATCAGAG ATCTCATGCAATTCAGAGATCTCAAAGCTCCGCAAAACTCTGGAAGATGAGCAAcatcagaaaaaaaaactagaaggAGATATAGCTATGCTACAGAGCCAGTTGTTGCAATTGAGCTTTGAAGCAGATGAG ACCAGTAGACGACTAGACAGAGGTGAGCCTGGTAAAGTCCTCGGTTCTCTCGATTCTCTCGTGCAACAAGTTAAGCACTCACAGGCACAGGATGCTGGAAACGGGGAGAAGGCTTCAGTGGCCAAACTATTTGAGCAAG TGGGACTGCAAAAGATCTTGTCGTTGCTGGAAGCTGAAGATTATGACGTCAGAATTCATGCTGTGAAAGTGGTTGCAAATCTAGCAGCTGAAG AAACAAATCAGCAAAAGATTGTTGAGGCTGGAGGCCTTACATCTTTGCTGATGCTACTCAGAAGCACTGAGGATGAGACAATTCACAGAGTTGCTGCAGGGGCGATTGCAAATCTAGCAATGAATG AGACCAACCAAGAGCTCATTATGTCCCAAGGAGGCATTAGCTTACTGTCCATGACCGCTGCCAACGCTGATGATCCCCAAACGCTTCGTATGGTTGCTGGAGCAATCGCCAATTTATGTGGCAATG ATAAGTTGCAGATGAAGCTAAGGGGCGAAGGCGGTATTAGGGCATTGCTGGGTATGGTAAGATGCAGACATCCTGATGTTCTTGCACAAGTTGCTAGAGGAATTGCAAATTTCGCAAAGTGCGAGTCGAGGGCCTCTACACAAG GAACAGGGACCAAGGCTGGAAAGTCTTTCTTAATTGAAGATGGAGCACTCCCATGGATTGTACAGAATGCCAACAATGAAGCATCAACTATCAAACGACATATTGAACTTGCACTCTGTCATTTAGCACAGCATG AAGTGAACGCAAAAGACATGATCATTGGAGGTGCCCTATGGGAACTGGTTCGAATATCTCAAGACTGTTCACGGGAAGACATAAGAACTCTTGCACATCGAACATTAATATCAAGTCCAACATTTCAAGCTGAAATGAGACGATTACGGATAGATTATTGA
- the LOC101209471 gene encoding kinesin-like protein KIN-UA isoform X2: MAASGGTSYRNGATSRNSLKLDKPFSANSSNSKSSLKSKSLPNSALRRSSPAALGVAKDDGGVPGRVRVAVRLRPRNTEESIADADFADCVELQPELKRLKLRKNNWDSDTYEFDEVLTEFASQKRVYEVVAKPVVESVLDGYNGTIMAYGQTGTGKTYTLGRLGEEDTADRGIMVRAMEDILAEVSLETDSVSVSYLQLYMESIQDLLDPANDNISIVEDPKTGDVSVPGATLVEIRHQESFLELLRLGEAHRFAANTKLNTESSRSHAILMVHVKRSLKGRDSTLSSDSSHLVKTLKPPIVRKGKLVVVDLAGSERIDKSGSEGHTLEEAKSINLSLSALGKCINALAENSAHVPVRDSKLTRLLRDSFGGTARTSLVITIGPSPRHRGETTSTIMFGQRAMKVENMLKIKEEFDYKSLSRRLDIQLDKLIAEHERQQKAFEFEIERITKEAQDRISEAERSHSNALEKERLKYQKDYMESIKKLEDQLMVKQRKLGGEKVINEEVVASASSVIANGEGLAVSADKEVAELKKLVKKEIVLRKAAEEEVNNLRNQVAQLKRSEISCNSEISKLRKTLEDEQHQKKKLEGDIAMLQSQLLQLSFEADETSRRLDRGEPGKVLGSLDSLVQQVKHSQAQDAGNGEKASVAKLFEQVGLQKILSLLEAEDYDVRIHAVKVVANLAAEETNQQKIVEAGGLTSLLMLLRSTEDETIHRVAAGAIANLAMNETNQELIMSQGGISLLSMTAANADDPQTLRMVAGAIANLCGNDKLQMKLRGEGGIRALLGMVRCRHPDVLAQVARGIANFAKCESRASTQGTKAGKSFLIEDGALPWIVQNANNEASTIKRHIELALCHLAQHEVNAKDMIIGGALWELVRISQDCSREDIRTLAHRTLISSPTFQAEMRRLRIDY; encoded by the exons AGCAGCCCTGCTGCTCTTGGAGTTGCCAAGGATGATGGTGGAG TTCCTGGAAGAGTTCGAGTGGCTGTTAGATTGCGACCGCGCAATACAGAAGAATCAATAGCCGATGCTGATTTTGCTGATTGTGTAGAATTGCAGCCAGAG CTTAAAAGGTTGAAACTTCGGAAGAACAACTGGGATTCAGATACTTATGAGTTTGATGAAGTGCTAACTGAATTTGCATCTCAAAAACGTGTTTATGAAGTCGTGGCGAAACCTGTTGTGGAG AGTGTATTGGATGGGTACAACGGAACAATTATGGCATATGGTCAGACTGGTACTGGTAAAACATATACTCTTGGAAGACTAGGAGAGGAAGACACTGCTGATCGTGGAATCATGGTGCGTGCTATGGAGGACATCTTGGCTGAAGTTTCTTTGGAGACTGATTCCGTCTCAGTGTCCTACCTGCAG CTTTATATGGAGAGCATACAGGACCTTCTTGACCCTGCAAATGATAACATTTCCATTGTTGAAGATCCTAAAACTGGAGATGTTTCAGTACCTGGGGCTACCCTCGTAGAAATTAGACACCAGGAGAGCTTTTTGGAACTACTAAGATTGGGGGAAGCTCATCGGTTTGCTGCGAATACAAAACTGAACACTGAATCTTCCCGCAGTCATGCAATTCTGATG GTACACGTAAAACGGTCTCTAAAAGGAAGGGATTCAACTCTGTCAAGTGATAGTTCTCATTTAGTTAAGACCCTGAAACCTCCAATTGTTCGGAAGGGAAAATTAGTGGTGGTAGATCTTGCTGGTTCAGAGCGTATTGACAAGTCAG GAAGTGAAGGACATACACTTGAAGAAGCCAAATCCATCAATCTCTCCCTGAGTGCCTTAGGGAAGTGCATAAATGCACTTGCGGAGAATAGTGCACACGTTCCAGTTAGGGATTCAAAGCTGACAAGATTACTAAGGGATTCATTTGGGG GAACAGCAAGAACTTCATTGGTTATTACTATTGGTCCTTCACCTCGGCATCGTGGAGAGACCACGAGTACAATAATGTTTGGCCAACGG GCTATGAAGGTGGAAAATATGCTgaagataaaagaagaatttgattATAAAAGTTTGTCAAGAAGGTTAGACATTCAATTAGACAAACTGATTGCAGAACATGAAAGGCAGCAAAAGGCATTTGAGtttgaaattgagagaattacCAAAGAAGCACAGGATCGCATATCTGAGGCTGAAAGAAGTCATTCAAATGCCCTAGAG AAGGAAAGGCTGAAATATCAGAAGGATTACATGGAATCAATCAAGAAGCTTGAAGATCAATTGATGGTGAAGCAGAGGAAGCTTGGTGGGGAGAAAGTAATTAATGAAGAAGTTGTTGCATCTGCTTCTAGTGTAATTGCTAATGGGGAG GGTTTGGCAGTGTCTGCTGACAAGGAAGTGGCAGAGCTAAAGAAGCTGGTTAAAAAGGAAATAGTTTTGAGGAAAGCAGCAGAAGAGGAAGTTAACAATCTTAGAAATCAAGTAGCCCAACTGAAGAGATCAGAG ATCTCATGCAATTCAGAGATCTCAAAGCTCCGCAAAACTCTGGAAGATGAGCAAcatcagaaaaaaaaactagaaggAGATATAGCTATGCTACAGAGCCAGTTGTTGCAATTGAGCTTTGAAGCAGATGAG ACCAGTAGACGACTAGACAGAGGTGAGCCTGGTAAAGTCCTCGGTTCTCTCGATTCTCTCGTGCAACAAGTTAAGCACTCACAGGCACAGGATGCTGGAAACGGGGAGAAGGCTTCAGTGGCCAAACTATTTGAGCAAG TGGGACTGCAAAAGATCTTGTCGTTGCTGGAAGCTGAAGATTATGACGTCAGAATTCATGCTGTGAAAGTGGTTGCAAATCTAGCAGCTGAAG AAACAAATCAGCAAAAGATTGTTGAGGCTGGAGGCCTTACATCTTTGCTGATGCTACTCAGAAGCACTGAGGATGAGACAATTCACAGAGTTGCTGCAGGGGCGATTGCAAATCTAGCAATGAATG AGACCAACCAAGAGCTCATTATGTCCCAAGGAGGCATTAGCTTACTGTCCATGACCGCTGCCAACGCTGATGATCCCCAAACGCTTCGTATGGTTGCTGGAGCAATCGCCAATTTATGTGGCAATG ATAAGTTGCAGATGAAGCTAAGGGGCGAAGGCGGTATTAGGGCATTGCTGGGTATGGTAAGATGCAGACATCCTGATGTTCTTGCACAAGTTGCTAGAGGAATTGCAAATTTCGCAAAGTGCGAGTCGAGGGCCTCTACACAAG GGACCAAGGCTGGAAAGTCTTTCTTAATTGAAGATGGAGCACTCCCATGGATTGTACAGAATGCCAACAATGAAGCATCAACTATCAAACGACATATTGAACTTGCACTCTGTCATTTAGCACAGCATG AAGTGAACGCAAAAGACATGATCATTGGAGGTGCCCTATGGGAACTGGTTCGAATATCTCAAGACTGTTCACGGGAAGACATAAGAACTCTTGCACATCGAACATTAATATCAAGTCCAACATTTCAAGCTGAAATGAGACGATTACGGATAGATTATTGA